The nucleotide window CTGAGATGGTGTCGGGGGTGGGGGCGAAAAAGCGTCCCAGGCTCATCATGGGGATGAAAAAATCAAATTTCTCATCCCGACGGACAGTCGATTGCACCCGACCCAATCCCTGTTGCTCCTGGAACAGGGATTCGAGGGGGGCGGGGACCGCCAGCAGCGTTTGCCCTCCCAGGGCGTGCAGGTTGGGGATGAAACGGACAAATTGAATGGCGTCGCCATAACCCTGTTCCGCCAGGACCAGAATTTTTTTGCCACTCAGGGATTCGCCGTTCCATGGTGGCGTTCCGGGGGGCGGTTCGAGCGGCAGGGGATGTCCCTGGGGCAGGCGGAAACGCCACTCGAATTCGGCAAATCCCCGGGTGTAGGCCCCGGCGAGGAGCAAGGTCAGGGCCAGGTTGACGTGGCCAAGAGCGTTGTCGGGATCAAGTTCCAGGGCGCGTTCGAAACAGGCCTGCGCCGCCGGAAAATCTCCCATCGCCTTGCGGCACAGCCCAAGGTTGACCCAGGCGGAGGAAAATTCCGGGTCCAGATCGATGGCTCGGGAAAAGGAGGCAATGGCCCGTTCCATGATCCCCTGGTCCATGCACAGGTCGCCCAGAAGAAAATGGAGTTCGGCGTGATCGGGTTGCAGGGCGATGGCGTCTTTGATGCGCGCTTCGGCGACCTGGGGTTTTCCTTTTTTCTTCAGCAGCAGGGCCAGGGAGCGCAAAGGTTCGACCTGACCCGGTTCGAGGGCGATGGCGCGGCTGACGTGATGCAACGCCCGGTTGGTGTCGCCGCTCCGATCGAGCGCCAGCCCGTAAAGATGATGCAGGCGTGGATGGCCCGGAAATTGCTCTAAAAGTTGAAATAATGGTTGCAATAATGGCGTGATGTCCTGGGCGACCAGGGGTTCCCGAGGGTCCTGCAACAGTCGGGCGGTCTTCTGAATCATTGCCTGAACGGGATCGGACGGATCTGAAGTCATGGTGTGTTTTCAACGTGCCTCTGGTTGTGCTACCCCATGGCACCGAGGATAGGCCCGCGCCAAAGAAAAGATCAAGACCTTACTTTCCTTAAGTCGAAGGCTGCCACTCATGAGCAACGCTTCCGTCCCCTTTGGTACCATCCTCACCAATCCGTTCGGTGAATGTTATTTTCCGGCGATCAATGGGGAAACTTTTTCCAGGATTGGCGCGGAAAATTATTTCCAGCGTCATTTTGGCGGGATGGTCGAGCGCAAGGATTCCCTGAATCTGATTCCGGGGACCGATGGCGGCCTTCTGGTCAATTGGATCGCCAAGAAAAAAACCGGGGAGGGGAGCCGGTTTCTGTTTATCGAGTATCCGGAGCTTTTGCAACGGTTGTACGACGAGGGGTTGTTGTCGCGGGATCTTCCCGAGCATGTGGTGGTCGCCACTCCCGAGGAATGGCTGGGGAAGGCGGAGGAATTGTCGCTCAAGGATTATTTTTATATCGGCAATGTCCATCCCTGGCGTTCCATGGCGGTGCTCGATGGCTTTCATGAAGGGTATGTCAAACTCTGGAACGACTTTGACGAACGCCTGGGGCAGTTTCAGATTGCGGTCGGGCAGGAGATCGGGACCCGTATTTTCATGCTCAAGTGTCTGGAGAATTTGGCGGAGAACCGGACTCCGGTACATGTTCTGGACGGGGTGTTTGCCGGGCGGACGGCGGTTCTTTTGGGGGGGGGCCCGAGTCTGGATGAAAGTTTCGCCTGGGTCCGCGAAAACCGGGAGCGTCTGGTGGTGATGGCAGTGGCGCGGATTGCCACGCAACTGGCCCGCGAGGGGATCGTTCCCGACCTGTTTTTTGCCATCGATCCGCACGACATCATCTTTCATCAGAGCAAGCAGGTGCTTGAATTTCACGAGCGAAGCCTGATGGTCAACATGTACCATCTCAATCCCCGGTTGATGGGGCTGTGGCGTGGCCAGAGCCTGTACATGGGGACACTCTTTCCGTGGCTGACGCCACACAATCCCCCGTCGCGACTTTATCCGGGAATCACGGTCAGTCATCAGGCGTTGGGAACGGCGGTCGAGATGGGGTTTTCGCGGATCATCCTGGCGGGTCTGGATCTGTGCTTCAGTCGGGAGGGGTTCACCCATGCCCGTGGCAGCGTGGAGATGGCGACGGGGCCGTATGTCCATCGTTCGGAATTGTGGGTCGAGACCAACGGCGGCTGGCGTGCCGAGACCAGCAGCGATTTTTTCAATGCCATTCCGGCGCTGCAATCGCTGGCCGAATATGCCCAATCCAAGGACTGCGTGGTGATCAATCCGGCGGCGGCGGCGGCAAAAATCGAGGGGGTGGCGTTTCGATCATGGGATGAACTGGTGTGTCCCGAGGTCGAGCGCAGCGCCTGGGACATCCTCCAGGACCTTCTGCCCCGCGAAACGCCGGAGACCCGGATCGAACATTATGAACGGGTCGAAACGGAATTGCTGCGGATTCGCGAGGAGGTTCGCGCCGTTCGCAAGTTGACCGCGGAGGCGATCGACTGCAACGACCGACTGTTCGGACGAAGGGGCAAGCCACCCGATTTCAAGTTCAAGAAGCGGATGGATGAGATTGAAGGTATTCTCGACGAGGACTACAAGGAGGTGTCCCGTCTGGTGAAAAAATGGAGTGTCGGTGACCTGCTCAAGCTGAGCCGTCCCGACAAGAGTCGTGCCTGGAGCGACGAGGAGGTCGAAACCACGGGACGTCGTTATTATGAGGTCTATCGCGACAGTGCCACCAATCTGTTGAAAACCATCGATGACAACCGGGCGCGCGTGCAGATGCGCATCGAGGAGGATCGGCCCGCTGCCAACATCAAACGTCTTTTAGACCAGTATGAAAAGGATGGTCAGGAGGGGCGGGTAGCGATTTTCCTTGCCCGCAGGGGTGAGACCATCGCCGACCACCCCGAGCGGATTCGGAAACGGATGGAAGCGTTTTTGGCTGCGCACGAAGCGCTCATGCGTCAGACCGAACACGATTACAAGGAGCATTGCAAAAACCGTCTTGCCGCACCCCGGGCCATCCGCTCCAAGGTGATGGCCATGTTTCAGAACAATGAGATGGAACGGTTGCAACAGTTTATGGAGGGGATCGGCAAGGGGGAGATGGAGGAGAAGGGGCAGTTCCTCCATCTGATCCGGGGGTTGTTGGCCGAGAAGCGGGGCGCCTATGAGGAAGCCATGAAGGAATATCGGCAAATCACCTTCGAGTCGCTTGTCCTGGAGGGGTGGCAGCGGCAATTGACCATTCATCTGCGGCAGAGAGAATTGGTCAGCGCCTGCGCCGTGGCCAAACGTCTGGCGGAAAACTCGCTGATTCATTTTCCTTTTTACGCCGACCTGCTGCGTTTGACCGGCGACAGGACGCGGGCGCTGGGTGTCTATCGCGATTACAACAAGGTGGTACGGGGTGATTTTGTCACGCTGATCAAGATGGGGCAGTTGTTGCTGGAGGAGGGCGATTGGCAGGGGGTCCAGGCGTGTTGCCGGACGATCCTCGACAAGGACGAGGGGCATGCCGGGGCGCGCATGCTCCTGGAACAGGTGGAACGGATGACGGGGGGGACGACGGAATGATCGGGCATGACGCACTCATGAGGCGCATTCTGGGGCGCGACCGGGGTTTGTTTCAGGATGATCATGATTCCTGCCAGGCGTTGCTTGAAGAAAAGGTGGGGGGGGCCAGGATTCTGGTGGTGGGGGCGGCGGGATCGATCGGGTCTTTCTTTGTCAAACAGTTGATGCGACTGAGGCCCCGGGGGGTTTGCCTGATCGATCCCAGCGAGAACAATCTGGTGGAGTTGGTGCGCGACCTGCGATCTTCCGAAACCTTCATTCCGCGCGATTTTTCGACCCGCTCCATTGCCCTGGGGACGATAATGTTCGACCGGTTTATGGCCCAGGCGGGACGCTTCGATGTCGTGGTCAACTTTGCCGCCCTCAAGCATGTCCGTTCCGAGCG belongs to Magnetococcales bacterium and includes:
- a CDS encoding tetratricopeptide repeat protein, with the protein product MTSDPSDPVQAMIQKTARLLQDPREPLVAQDITPLLQPLFQLLEQFPGHPRLHHLYGLALDRSGDTNRALHHVSRAIALEPGQVEPLRSLALLLKKKGKPQVAEARIKDAIALQPDHAELHFLLGDLCMDQGIMERAIASFSRAIDLDPEFSSAWVNLGLCRKAMGDFPAAQACFERALELDPDNALGHVNLALTLLLAGAYTRGFAEFEWRFRLPQGHPLPLEPPPGTPPWNGESLSGKKILVLAEQGYGDAIQFVRFIPNLHALGGQTLLAVPAPLESLFQEQQGLGRVQSTVRRDEKFDFFIPMMSLGRFFAPTPDTISGPIPYLEANRERAMAWERRLPPNRFRIGLVWAGKPLHANDPLRRRSLPAAALTPLFQEQDNLLFVSLQKESPTEVCFDLPPDRTVLDFGKELHDFADTAALMDRLDLIITIDTAAAHLAGALGKPVRVLLPLAPDWRWSMDRTSSPWYPTSRLYRQTRPNHWEEPVARLARDLKERP
- a CDS encoding DUF115 domain-containing protein translates to MSNASVPFGTILTNPFGECYFPAINGETFSRIGAENYFQRHFGGMVERKDSLNLIPGTDGGLLVNWIAKKKTGEGSRFLFIEYPELLQRLYDEGLLSRDLPEHVVVATPEEWLGKAEELSLKDYFYIGNVHPWRSMAVLDGFHEGYVKLWNDFDERLGQFQIAVGQEIGTRIFMLKCLENLAENRTPVHVLDGVFAGRTAVLLGGGPSLDESFAWVRENRERLVVMAVARIATQLAREGIVPDLFFAIDPHDIIFHQSKQVLEFHERSLMVNMYHLNPRLMGLWRGQSLYMGTLFPWLTPHNPPSRLYPGITVSHQALGTAVEMGFSRIILAGLDLCFSREGFTHARGSVEMATGPYVHRSELWVETNGGWRAETSSDFFNAIPALQSLAEYAQSKDCVVINPAAAAAKIEGVAFRSWDELVCPEVERSAWDILQDLLPRETPETRIEHYERVETELLRIREEVRAVRKLTAEAIDCNDRLFGRRGKPPDFKFKKRMDEIEGILDEDYKEVSRLVKKWSVGDLLKLSRPDKSRAWSDEEVETTGRRYYEVYRDSATNLLKTIDDNRARVQMRIEEDRPAANIKRLLDQYEKDGQEGRVAIFLARRGETIADHPERIRKRMEAFLAAHEALMRQTEHDYKEHCKNRLAAPRAIRSKVMAMFQNNEMERLQQFMEGIGKGEMEEKGQFLHLIRGLLAEKRGAYEEAMKEYRQITFESLVLEGWQRQLTIHLRQRELVSACAVAKRLAENSLIHFPFYADLLRLTGDRTRALGVYRDYNKVVRGDFVTLIKMGQLLLEEGDWQGVQACCRTILDKDEGHAGARMLLEQVERMTGGTTE